From the genome of Gilliamella sp. wkB7, one region includes:
- a CDS encoding glycoside hydrolase family 28 protein — protein sequence MTMVSVEDFGAIGNGKTLNTVAFANAIQHIEQQGGGTLIVPVGTYLTGAIKLCSNLTLVIEQNATLLFSDNEQDYPIVHSRWEGVKQDVYMPCIYGQDLENVIITGGGKIDGNGAKWWHTFRHNRDTLKYPRPYLIGFDFCQRITIEKVFLTQSPSWTVHPMESNNVVIDNISILNPADSPNTDGINPESCRNVRISNCYIDVGDDCIAIKAGTEETADKSPCENILITNCNMIHGHGAVVLGSEMSGSIRNVTITNCVFQKTDRGVRFKTRRGRGGTISDITFSNIVMDEVLSAFVMNYYYYCGPKGNDPIVWNKDPLPINEATPACHNISFSNIIAKNVRAYAGFLYGIPESPIANISFDNIRVSMQINAEAGEVDMFKDVKPEAGKGFFIENAQSILFNNVIIDNVVSEPLCVKNSSDVYVNQSFVKQDGKLIKLKV from the coding sequence ATGACAATGGTATCTGTTGAAGATTTTGGTGCAATAGGTAATGGCAAAACACTTAATACAGTTGCTTTTGCCAATGCAATACAACATATTGAACAACAAGGTGGAGGAACGCTTATCGTTCCAGTGGGAACTTATTTAACAGGCGCAATCAAGCTTTGCAGTAATTTAACTTTAGTTATTGAACAGAATGCGACTTTATTATTTTCAGATAATGAACAAGATTACCCAATCGTGCATTCACGTTGGGAGGGGGTAAAACAAGATGTCTATATGCCTTGTATTTACGGTCAAGATCTTGAAAATGTCATTATCACCGGTGGCGGTAAAATTGATGGCAATGGTGCTAAATGGTGGCATACTTTCCGTCATAATCGTGATACCCTAAAGTATCCAAGACCTTACTTGATTGGTTTTGATTTTTGCCAACGTATAACTATTGAAAAAGTGTTTTTAACCCAGTCTCCAAGTTGGACGGTCCATCCAATGGAGTCAAATAATGTGGTGATTGATAATATATCGATTTTAAATCCAGCAGATTCACCTAATACCGATGGTATTAATCCTGAGTCTTGCCGTAATGTCAGAATTTCAAATTGTTATATTGATGTGGGTGATGATTGCATCGCAATTAAAGCGGGTACTGAGGAGACAGCAGATAAAAGCCCTTGCGAAAACATTTTAATTACTAACTGTAACATGATTCATGGTCATGGTGCGGTAGTATTGGGTAGTGAGATGAGTGGTAGTATTCGTAATGTCACTATTACTAATTGTGTATTTCAAAAAACGGATCGTGGTGTGAGATTCAAAACACGTCGAGGTCGCGGTGGTACCATTTCAGATATTACTTTTAGTAATATTGTTATGGATGAAGTACTATCAGCCTTTGTAATGAATTATTACTATTACTGCGGACCAAAAGGTAACGATCCAATTGTTTGGAATAAAGATCCTCTGCCAATAAATGAAGCAACCCCAGCTTGCCATAATATTAGTTTTTCAAACATTATCGCCAAAAATGTGCGTGCCTATGCTGGTTTTTTATATGGCATTCCTGAATCGCCAATTGCCAATATTTCGTTTGATAATATTCGAGTATCAATGCAAATCAATGCTGAAGCAGGTGAAGTTGATATGTTTAAGGATGTTAAACCTGAGGCTGGTAAAGGATTTTTTATCGAAAATGCACAGAGTATTTTATTTAATAACGTTATTATCGATAATGTTGTAAGTGAGCCGCTTTGTGTTAAAAATAGTAGTGATGTTTACGTCAATCAGTCATTTGTGAAGCAGGATGGCAAATTAATTAAATTGAAAGTTTGA
- a CDS encoding type II toxin-antitoxin system RatA family toxin — protein sequence MAHVFHEVIEPYSIEQMFALVNDITLYPEFVPDCIATGIIRKQDNLMAAFIEVEKLGFKKSFTTLNKINQPHSIEMSLLDGPFKYLSGKWQFTSLGENKSKISFELNFEFKNKLLDIAFTPVFKEVMSNMVNAFSQRARQIY from the coding sequence ATGGCACATGTTTTTCACGAGGTTATCGAGCCTTATTCAATTGAGCAAATGTTTGCTTTGGTCAATGATATTACTCTCTATCCAGAATTTGTACCTGATTGTATCGCAACTGGCATTATTAGAAAACAAGATAATTTAATGGCGGCATTTATTGAAGTTGAAAAATTAGGTTTTAAGAAATCTTTTACAACACTAAACAAAATTAATCAGCCTCATTCTATTGAAATGAGTTTGTTAGACGGCCCGTTTAAATACCTATCGGGAAAATGGCAGTTTACTTCATTAGGGGAAAATAAAAGTAAAATTAGTTTTGAGTTGAATTTTGAATTCAAAAATAAGTTACTTGATATTGCTTTCACTCCAGTATTTAAAGAGGTGATGTCTAATATGGTTAATGCATTTTCACAAAGAGCAAGGCAGATTTATTAA
- the smpB gene encoding SsrA-binding protein SmpB — protein sequence MTKKKLHKPGSATIALNKRARHEYFIEQEIEAGLSLQGWEVKSLRAGKANISDSYVLLKDGEAWLFGATITPLNVASTHVVCEPMRNRKLLLNERELNSLFGQINRQGYTVVALSLYWKNAWAKVKIGVAKGKKEYDKRTDIKERQWQVDKARIMKNANR from the coding sequence ATGACTAAGAAAAAATTACACAAGCCAGGTTCGGCAACTATAGCATTAAATAAACGCGCACGCCATGAGTACTTTATTGAACAGGAAATTGAGGCAGGATTATCCTTGCAAGGCTGGGAAGTAAAATCATTGCGTGCAGGTAAAGCCAATATAAGTGATAGTTATGTATTACTTAAAGATGGTGAAGCATGGTTATTTGGTGCAACAATTACACCGCTGAATGTTGCGTCAACACATGTGGTGTGTGAACCTATGCGCAATCGAAAATTATTATTAAATGAACGTGAGCTTAACTCATTATTTGGTCAAATCAATCGTCAAGGTTATACCGTTGTTGCCCTTTCTTTATATTGGAAAAATGCTTGGGCAAAAGTAAAAATTGGTGTTGCTAAAGGTAAAAAAGAGTACGATAAACGCACCGATATCAAAGAACGTCAATGGCAAGTTGATAAAGCCCGTATTATGAAAAACGCTAATCGTTAA
- the zur gene encoding zinc uptake transcriptional repressor Zur, with protein sequence MHNLLIEKIETLCKKRGIKLTTQRRTVLDIMLKANKAMSAYDLLDLLKISEPQAKPPTIYRALEFLLEQGFIHKVESSNSFIICPHFHDPEHISILFICDKCQQIIEKHSQDIETQLKQLARQSDFLIKHSVLEIHGICQPCQP encoded by the coding sequence ATGCATAATCTGCTAATTGAAAAAATTGAAACTTTATGCAAGAAGCGTGGTATTAAATTGACAACACAGCGTCGAACAGTGTTAGATATTATGTTGAAAGCAAATAAAGCAATGAGTGCATATGATCTTTTAGATTTGCTTAAAATCAGTGAACCACAAGCAAAGCCGCCAACGATTTATCGTGCGTTAGAATTTTTGCTTGAACAAGGTTTTATCCATAAAGTTGAATCGTCGAATAGTTTTATTATTTGCCCACATTTTCATGATCCAGAGCATATTTCAATACTGTTTATTTGTGACAAGTGTCAACAGATCATTGAAAAACATTCTCAAGATATCGAAACACAACTTAAGCAATTAGCGCGACAAAGTGACTTCTTGATAAAACACAGTGTGCTTGAAATCCATGGAATTTGTCAGCCATGTCAGCCTTAA
- a CDS encoding UxaA family hydrolase, producing the protein MVKFIKINNEDNVAVALSDIEAHEDNIIIDGNTIDLPQAIKQGHKFALKDIEPNENIIKYGLPIGHATCLIKMGEHIHSHNLKTNLNDINNYKYQPNLSKNQSLHEIADKPVNIYRRKNGEVGIRNELWIIPTVTCINGIAQQIVKQFCDELNNQLEIDGITVLEHPYGCSQLGQDHKNTKIILQDLVKHPNAGAVLVIGLGCENNQISEFKADLGDYDESRVRFLIAQQEADEVACALTLLRELYAIMKQDKREVGRLSELKFGLECGGSDGFSGITANPMLGLFSDYVIAHGGTSVLTEVPEMFGAENILMSHCVDEPTFDKTVLMINDFKQYFISNNQPIYENPSPGNKAGGITTLEEKSLGCTQKAGGSEVIDVLKYGERLTKHGLNLLSAPGNDAVATGALSAAGCHMVLFTTGRGTPYGGIVPTVKIATNTQLANKKGNWIDFNAGKLIEGTSMQQLLIEFIDYIVLVANGQQTRNEINNFRNLAILKSGVTL; encoded by the coding sequence ATGGTAAAATTTATAAAAATTAATAATGAAGATAATGTCGCTGTGGCATTATCTGATATAGAAGCACATGAAGATAATATTATAATCGATGGAAACACCATCGATTTACCACAAGCGATCAAACAAGGGCATAAATTTGCCCTTAAAGATATTGAGCCTAATGAAAATATTATTAAATATGGTTTACCAATAGGTCATGCCACTTGTTTAATTAAAATGGGTGAACATATTCATTCACACAATTTAAAAACCAATCTAAATGATATTAATAATTATAAGTATCAACCTAATTTATCCAAAAATCAGTCGCTGCATGAAATAGCTGATAAGCCAGTCAACATTTACCGCCGAAAAAACGGTGAAGTTGGTATCCGTAATGAACTTTGGATTATACCAACGGTAACATGTATTAATGGTATTGCGCAGCAAATTGTTAAACAGTTTTGTGATGAACTCAATAATCAATTAGAAATTGATGGCATTACCGTACTTGAACATCCTTATGGTTGTTCACAACTTGGACAAGATCATAAAAACACCAAAATAATATTACAAGATCTTGTTAAACACCCTAATGCGGGGGCTGTATTAGTTATTGGACTTGGATGTGAAAATAATCAAATCTCAGAATTTAAAGCCGATCTTGGTGATTATGATGAGTCGCGTGTTAGATTCCTGATTGCTCAACAAGAAGCCGATGAAGTTGCTTGTGCATTGACGCTGCTAAGAGAACTTTATGCCATTATGAAGCAAGACAAACGCGAAGTAGGGCGGTTAAGCGAATTAAAATTTGGTTTAGAGTGTGGCGGATCAGATGGTTTTTCAGGAATCACTGCTAATCCGATGCTAGGGTTGTTTTCGGATTATGTCATTGCCCATGGAGGAACCAGTGTTCTTACCGAAGTACCTGAAATGTTCGGTGCAGAAAATATTTTGATGTCTCACTGCGTTGACGAGCCTACTTTCGATAAAACCGTGCTTATGATCAACGATTTTAAACAGTATTTTATCTCAAACAATCAGCCTATTTATGAAAATCCGTCTCCAGGTAACAAAGCGGGAGGGATAACAACCTTAGAAGAAAAATCCCTTGGTTGTACGCAAAAAGCTGGCGGAAGTGAAGTGATTGATGTCTTGAAATATGGTGAAAGACTAACAAAGCATGGACTCAATTTACTCAGTGCGCCTGGTAATGATGCCGTGGCTACAGGGGCTTTATCAGCAGCAGGATGTCATATGGTGCTATTTACTACAGGTCGCGGAACTCCTTATGGTGGAATCGTACCAACGGTAAAAATTGCTACTAATACACAATTAGCAAACAAAAAAGGAAATTGGATTGACTTTAATGCTGGCAAACTCATTGAGGGTACTTCTATGCAACAGTTATTAATTGAATTTATTGATTATATCGTACTGGTTGCTAATGGTCAGCAAACACGCAATGAGATAAATAATTTCAGAAATCTAGCGATATTAAAAAGTGGTGTAACTCTTTAA
- a CDS encoding glycoside hydrolase family 172 protein, which yields MNIYNSVTQFHFEQTRTISPENMTGEKGKSCMKGSALGPSRKGQGCISIPAGETVTIAEITGPAEIRHMWFTLTDRTHRGSFVLRDVVIRIYWDDEKVPSVESPIGDFFCNGFGARCDINSVPIVVNPTGGFNSYFRMPFNKKARIEIQNEHEADLQHFFFTINYAIMPKPFEAPLYFHAQWRRQRVTNYAQDYVILDNVEGHGYYVGTYLALTALERYWWGEGEFKFYLDGDSDYPTQHSTGSEDYFGGAWAFHNRDSQGRPKAKCFQTLFMGYPYQTNRDATRDFFQTGDSNPVHGFGDDSLPMHGLYRWHLPDPIAFHKNIKLAFQQIGNDDIRLYERCDDIASVAYWYQSPSENHNPVFPNKQQRTPR from the coding sequence ATGAACATATATAATTCTGTAACACAATTTCACTTTGAACAAACTCGAACCATTTCGCCAGAAAATATGACCGGTGAAAAAGGTAAATCTTGTATGAAAGGCAGTGCATTAGGTCCAAGCCGTAAAGGACAAGGTTGTATTTCGATTCCAGCAGGTGAAACGGTAACAATTGCTGAGATCACAGGTCCAGCTGAAATTCGTCATATGTGGTTTACCTTAACCGACAGAACGCATCGCGGTAGTTTTGTACTTCGTGATGTAGTGATTCGTATTTATTGGGATGATGAAAAGGTTCCTTCTGTTGAAAGCCCAATTGGTGATTTTTTCTGTAATGGTTTTGGAGCAAGGTGTGATATTAATTCAGTGCCAATTGTTGTTAATCCAACAGGTGGTTTTAATAGCTATTTTAGAATGCCATTTAATAAAAAAGCGCGCATTGAAATTCAAAATGAGCATGAAGCTGATTTACAGCATTTCTTCTTTACTATTAATTATGCAATCATGCCAAAACCGTTTGAAGCACCGCTTTATTTCCATGCACAATGGCGTAGACAGCGCGTCACTAATTATGCACAAGACTATGTAATATTAGACAATGTTGAAGGTCATGGCTATTATGTTGGTACTTACTTAGCATTGACCGCTCTTGAGCGTTATTGGTGGGGGGAAGGTGAGTTTAAATTCTATCTAGATGGCGATAGCGATTATCCAACTCAGCATTCAACTGGCTCAGAAGACTATTTTGGTGGCGCATGGGCATTTCATAACCGCGATAGTCAAGGTCGGCCAAAAGCGAAATGTTTCCAAACATTGTTTATGGGATATCCATATCAAACCAATCGTGATGCAACACGTGATTTTTTCCAAACTGGAGATTCTAACCCAGTACACGGTTTTGGTGATGATAGCTTACCAATGCATGGCTTATATCGTTGGCATTTACCAGATCCAATTGCGTTCCATAAAAATATCAAACTTGCTTTTCAACAAATTGGTAATGATGATATAAGATTATATGAACGTTGCGATGATATTGCCAGTGTTGCTTATTGGTATCAGAGCCCATCGGAAAACCATAATCCGGTATTCCCGAATAAACAACAACGTACACCACGATAA
- a CDS encoding tagaturonate reductase, producing the protein MKTLNRIDFPGAKYTTRVVQFGEGNFLRAFLDWQLDILNEKTDLDAGVAIIRPLNTDFPPSLNTQDGLYTTLIRGLNERNETVKEFRMIRSVNSEINVYTQYDQYFALAKDPNIQFIFSNTTEAGISYVESDKLTDQPATSYPAKLTAFLYERFNHFSGSKESGLIIIPCELIDYNGDALKKLVLKYANQWNLSDKFIAWLENDNVFCSTLVDRIVPGYPKAQIAELESELGYKDNFIDSAEYFYLFVIQGPQWLAQKLNLDKCNINIKIVDDIKPYKERKVAILNGAHTALVPVAYLAGIDTVGESMNDSQILEYIKETIFDEIIPVLDLPHQELVDFAQSVINRFKNPFIEHQLMSIALNSMTKFKTRILPQLLAYQKAKSVLPKHLVFSFAALIAFYRGVRNNQNYPLQDDAIWLERFSTGWSNVSSGNETLAQLVETVLSDSAHWDCDLLNIPQLAQTLTQYLTVITQEGMRSAIEKCVTGSK; encoded by the coding sequence ATGAAAACATTGAACAGAATTGATTTTCCCGGCGCTAAATACACCACGCGTGTTGTACAATTTGGCGAAGGTAATTTTTTACGTGCATTTTTAGATTGGCAATTGGATATTTTAAATGAAAAAACCGATCTTGATGCGGGTGTAGCAATTATTCGCCCACTTAATACAGACTTTCCACCATCATTAAATACTCAAGATGGTTTATATACCACATTAATTCGTGGATTAAATGAACGCAATGAAACAGTAAAAGAATTTAGGATGATTCGTTCCGTTAATAGTGAGATAAATGTCTATACACAGTATGACCAGTATTTTGCATTAGCCAAAGATCCTAATATTCAATTTATTTTTTCTAACACCACTGAAGCCGGTATCAGCTATGTTGAAAGCGATAAACTTACAGACCAACCTGCTACAAGCTATCCAGCTAAATTAACGGCTTTCTTATATGAAAGATTTAACCATTTTTCTGGAAGCAAAGAGAGTGGTTTAATCATTATTCCATGTGAGTTAATTGATTATAATGGCGATGCACTAAAAAAATTGGTCTTAAAATATGCTAACCAGTGGAATTTGTCAGACAAATTTATTGCTTGGTTAGAAAACGATAATGTATTTTGCTCAACATTGGTTGATAGGATTGTCCCAGGTTATCCTAAAGCTCAAATTGCTGAATTAGAATCGGAATTAGGTTATAAAGATAACTTTATTGATTCAGCAGAATATTTCTATCTTTTTGTTATCCAAGGCCCACAATGGCTAGCGCAAAAATTGAATTTGGATAAATGCAACATTAATATCAAAATTGTCGATGATATTAAACCCTATAAAGAGCGTAAAGTTGCAATTTTAAATGGTGCGCATACAGCACTGGTTCCAGTAGCTTATCTAGCAGGAATTGATACGGTTGGTGAATCAATGAATGATTCGCAAATTTTAGAATATATCAAAGAGACAATTTTTGATGAAATTATTCCAGTTTTAGATTTGCCACATCAAGAATTAGTTGATTTTGCGCAGTCAGTTATCAATCGTTTTAAAAATCCATTTATTGAGCACCAATTAATGTCAATTGCTCTAAATAGTATGACCAAGTTTAAAACACGTATACTTCCGCAATTGCTCGCTTATCAAAAAGCAAAAAGTGTGTTACCTAAGCATTTAGTCTTCTCTTTTGCAGCTTTAATTGCTTTTTATCGAGGTGTAAGAAATAACCAAAATTATCCATTACAAGACGATGCAATTTGGTTAGAGCGCTTTAGTACTGGCTGGTCCAATGTCAGTAGTGGTAATGAAACACTTGCGCAATTAGTGGAAACAGTACTTAGTGATAGTGCTCATTGGGATTGCGATTTGCTAAATATTCCGCAATTAGCACAAACATTGACACAATATTTAACTGTCATTACTCAAGAAGGTATGCGCAGTGCAATTGAAAAATGTGTTACTGGTAGCAAATAA
- a CDS encoding RnfH family protein has product MNSIQIVYALPNNPTIINCDVDEQTNVLQAITKSNILSICQIKLDEHLIGIYGKRCDLNDLVKNGDRIEIYRPLINDPKEIRRRRAAKK; this is encoded by the coding sequence ATGAACAGTATTCAAATTGTTTATGCACTACCTAATAATCCAACAATAATTAATTGTGATGTTGATGAGCAAACGAATGTCTTGCAAGCAATCACAAAATCCAATATCTTATCGATATGTCAGATAAAATTAGATGAACACTTGATTGGTATTTATGGTAAACGTTGTGATCTTAATGATTTAGTGAAAAATGGCGATCGTATTGAAATCTATCGTCCATTAATTAATGATCCTAAAGAAATAAGACGAAGAAGAGCAGCAAAAAAATAA
- a CDS encoding oligosaccharide MFS transporter yields the protein MTSAFYKKPTYWFASFYSIMYYAAGSFVFSFYAIWLSKEIGLSAKQTGIIYSFNYFISLIIMILYGIYQDKLVLKKHLVWFQSIIITCAAPALIYVYEPLLRHNFYLGVIFGSFFLGFGWIAGMGLIDSYCEKISRAFGFEFGQCRTWGCIAYAVGTFIAGILISINPHLNFWAASGVGVCFMILNLNFKPDLSKSTEAVFQKKDKLSFNEILSVFTLKKFWIFVIYVLGTYSLYNIYDQQLFPVYFTQQFEDVNDGYRLYGVLNSFQVFLEAAVMFCVPFVVNRVGAKNALIFAAFVSASRIFLTGHVSSIAIISVIKLMHCLEISTILVSVFKYIDNNFNARLSATVFLIGYQVAGSVGVILFSTLVGDFYDKAGAATTFNNLGLVVLGFMIFAIFFLSRDRKSVNIEDKPEVK from the coding sequence ATGACTAGTGCATTTTATAAAAAACCAACTTATTGGTTTGCCTCGTTTTATAGCATTATGTATTACGCAGCGGGAAGTTTCGTTTTTTCCTTTTATGCTATATGGCTAAGTAAGGAGATAGGCTTAAGCGCAAAACAGACCGGCATTATTTATTCGTTTAACTACTTTATTTCGTTAATCATTATGATTCTGTATGGTATTTATCAAGATAAATTAGTGCTAAAAAAACACCTTGTCTGGTTTCAAAGTATTATTATTACTTGCGCTGCTCCAGCATTAATTTATGTGTATGAACCATTATTGCGCCATAATTTTTATCTTGGTGTGATTTTCGGTAGTTTCTTTTTAGGATTTGGTTGGATTGCTGGCATGGGGCTAATTGATTCCTACTGCGAAAAAATCAGCCGGGCGTTTGGTTTTGAGTTTGGTCAGTGTCGAACATGGGGATGTATTGCTTATGCTGTCGGTACCTTTATTGCGGGTATTTTGATTAGTATTAATCCTCACCTAAATTTTTGGGCAGCATCGGGTGTTGGTGTTTGTTTCATGATTCTTAATCTCAACTTCAAGCCTGATTTAAGTAAATCAACCGAAGCCGTGTTCCAGAAAAAGGATAAACTCAGTTTTAATGAGATCCTCTCTGTTTTTACCCTTAAAAAATTCTGGATATTTGTTATCTATGTACTCGGAACTTACAGCCTTTATAATATTTATGATCAACAGTTATTCCCTGTTTATTTCACACAACAGTTTGAAGATGTCAATGATGGATATCGTTTGTATGGTGTTTTAAATTCATTCCAAGTCTTTTTAGAAGCCGCAGTTATGTTTTGTGTACCATTTGTGGTGAATCGTGTCGGTGCAAAAAATGCATTGATTTTTGCCGCATTTGTTTCGGCTTCTCGTATCTTCTTAACGGGTCATGTAAGCAGCATTGCAATTATCTCAGTGATTAAACTTATGCACTGCTTAGAAATTTCAACCATTTTGGTTTCAGTGTTCAAATATATTGATAATAACTTTAATGCTCGATTATCTGCGACTGTTTTTTTAATTGGCTATCAGGTTGCAGGTTCAGTAGGGGTCATTTTATTTTCAACTTTAGTTGGTGATTTTTATGATAAAGCAGGTGCAGCAACAACATTTAATAATCTTGGTTTAGTTGTATTAGGCTTTATGATTTTTGCTATCTTCTTCTTAAGTCGTGATAGAAAAAGTGTCAATATTGAAGATAAGCCAGAAGTTAAATAA
- a CDS encoding substrate-binding domain-containing protein: MASNKLKINDIARLAGVSATTVSHIFNKRDKKYRISPQTRQRVLAIAQQYSDQSHIRQYLIKANSTNTVGVIVPDMSNSFFSMFLHHLEASFRQKNIQLLITCSHYNKDVEVNVAQNLVERKVDAMIVVTSLDSDDFYVSINQHTPVLFFDRYLKDTSLPFITSESLDSVAELIQPYAKQLDEFYFIGCDTQLTSIDARLKGFKQGLKNAGLAVNPEWLVSDDYCPNKGYDLLKNLHNKLGRLPKAIFTPSGNLLQEVLSYLVEIKLDPKEICICSYDYNIYLDYSYYPIDAIAQDFQSMAHVCVDVIDDLLNFKELKNHEIFIKPQIIRHH; encoded by the coding sequence ATGGCGAGTAATAAATTAAAAATCAATGATATTGCTCGTTTGGCTGGCGTGTCGGCAACGACCGTCAGTCATATCTTTAATAAACGAGATAAAAAATATCGTATTTCACCACAGACACGGCAACGGGTATTAGCCATTGCTCAACAATACAGTGATCAATCGCATATTCGCCAATATTTGATAAAAGCCAATAGTACCAATACGGTAGGTGTTATTGTTCCTGATATGTCGAACTCTTTTTTTTCAATGTTTTTGCATCATTTAGAGGCATCGTTTAGGCAAAAAAACATCCAATTATTAATTACTTGTAGTCATTATAATAAAGACGTCGAAGTTAACGTCGCTCAAAATTTAGTTGAGCGCAAAGTAGATGCGATGATTGTGGTGACATCTTTAGACAGTGATGATTTTTATGTAAGTATTAATCAACATACCCCGGTACTATTTTTTGACCGCTATCTTAAAGATACCTCCTTACCTTTTATCACAAGTGAATCATTGGATTCGGTCGCTGAATTAATTCAACCTTATGCCAAACAATTAGATGAATTTTATTTTATTGGTTGTGACACGCAACTCACATCGATTGATGCAAGGCTTAAAGGATTTAAACAAGGACTTAAGAATGCTGGTTTAGCCGTTAATCCAGAATGGTTAGTGAGTGATGACTACTGTCCAAATAAAGGATACGATTTGCTTAAAAATCTGCATAACAAATTAGGGCGTTTACCAAAAGCGATTTTTACACCGTCAGGGAATCTGTTACAAGAAGTGCTTAGTTATTTAGTGGAAATAAAGTTAGATCCGAAAGAAATTTGCATATGTTCTTATGACTACAACATCTATCTAGATTACTCTTATTATCCAATTGATGCCATTGCACAGGATTTTCAAAGTATGGCGCATGTTTGTGTTGATGTGATCGATGATTTACTTAACTTTAAAGAGTTAAAAAACCATGAAATTTTTATCAAACCACAAATAATACGCCATCATTAA
- a CDS encoding EamA family transporter, with product MSALIITLWLVNLFCDTVGQIAFKYAAITSKHQQGLHYWQKLFGNFWLWLGFGTYFVGFIFWLAFLSEVPLSQGILLGSFNIITVMVAGRILFKEHLTAFRLIGIFFITVGVILVGLT from the coding sequence ATGTCAGCCTTAATTATTACTCTTTGGTTAGTAAATCTATTTTGTGATACTGTCGGACAAATTGCATTTAAATATGCTGCAATAACTTCAAAACATCAACAAGGTTTACACTATTGGCAAAAATTGTTTGGTAATTTTTGGCTTTGGTTGGGGTTTGGTACCTATTTTGTTGGCTTTATTTTTTGGCTGGCTTTTTTAAGTGAAGTTCCATTATCGCAAGGTATTCTATTAGGATCGTTTAATATCATCACAGTTATGGTTGCTGGGCGAATTTTATTTAAAGAACATCTAACAGCATTTCGTCTTATTGGTATATTTTTTATTACTGTCGGCGTGATATTAGTAGGACTTACCTAA